The following coding sequences are from one Rathayibacter sp. SW19 window:
- the rsmD gene encoding 16S rRNA (guanine(966)-N(2))-methyltransferase RsmD yields MTRIVSGFAGSLTLAVPRSGTRPTSDRVREAMFSALVARNAVHDANVLDLYAGSGALGLEAASRGAASVVLVERSRAAAEICRANASAILTAAKGRAAPRLSTVVSSVRGFLAGHSAAAGGFQLVFLDPPYDLPERELTEDLATLEPLLTDDAVVVVERSARSQEPTWPPLLTLDRRKVYGDTAVWTADRIVAE; encoded by the coding sequence ATGACACGAATCGTTTCCGGCTTCGCCGGCTCGCTCACCCTTGCGGTTCCTCGTTCGGGCACCCGGCCGACGAGCGATCGCGTGCGCGAGGCGATGTTCTCAGCGCTGGTCGCCCGCAATGCAGTTCACGACGCTAACGTGCTGGATCTGTACGCGGGATCCGGCGCACTGGGGTTGGAGGCGGCGAGCCGGGGGGCGGCATCCGTTGTGCTGGTCGAACGCAGTAGGGCTGCGGCAGAGATCTGCCGAGCCAACGCCTCGGCGATCCTCACAGCGGCGAAAGGGCGCGCCGCACCGAGGCTGAGCACCGTCGTGTCCTCCGTTCGCGGTTTTCTGGCCGGGCACTCAGCGGCGGCAGGCGGCTTTCAGCTGGTGTTCCTCGACCCGCCGTATGACCTGCCTGAGAGAGAACTGACAGAGGATCTGGCCACCCTCGAACCGCTGCTCACGGACGACGCGGTTGTCGTCGTCGAGCGAAGCGCTCGTTCACAGGAGCCGACCTGGCCGCCGCTGCTCACCCTGGATCGACGCAAGGTCTATGGCGACACCGCGGTGTGGACCGCCGATCGCATCGTCGCCGAATAG
- the thiL gene encoding thiamine-phosphate kinase — MSEPDEPADTLQPADTLQPADTLQPADTLQAVSEIDALRRIFPRLPLSDAALVGPGDDAAVLSAPDGRYVVTTDLMVHGPDFRFAWSSPVDLGWKAAASNLADVAAMGARPTALLVAIAAPRTTSVVVLEGIADGLREACAELAPGCGVVGGDLSASDTFTIAVTAFGDLEGRAPVLRSGARIDDVVAVAGDLGGAAAGLALLFRHATDADGSPDARLAASLRREHRVAVEAQLRPHPPIAAGVAAARGDARAMLDLSDGLALDARRIAQASGVAIDLERSALGAEPDRALVGGEDHSLLACFPPAAPLPDGFRRIGTVVAGDGLLVDGLPYTGLGGWDPYAGWNGARG, encoded by the coding sequence ATGTCTGAACCCGACGAACCGGCCGATACGCTGCAGCCGGCCGATACGCTGCAGCCGGCTGACACGCTGCAGCCGGCCGACACGCTGCAGGCGGTCAGCGAGATCGATGCTTTGCGCCGCATCTTCCCGCGGCTGCCGCTCTCGGATGCCGCGCTTGTCGGGCCCGGTGACGATGCTGCTGTCCTTTCCGCCCCGGATGGGCGTTACGTCGTCACGACGGACTTGATGGTGCACGGTCCGGACTTCCGCTTCGCATGGTCGTCCCCCGTCGATCTTGGCTGGAAGGCAGCGGCATCCAATCTTGCGGATGTTGCCGCGATGGGTGCGCGCCCGACGGCATTGCTGGTCGCGATTGCTGCTCCGCGCACGACGTCGGTCGTCGTGCTCGAGGGCATCGCCGACGGGTTGCGGGAAGCGTGCGCAGAACTCGCACCAGGCTGCGGTGTCGTCGGCGGCGACCTGTCGGCGTCTGACACCTTCACGATCGCCGTGACGGCGTTCGGCGATCTCGAAGGGCGGGCGCCCGTTCTGCGATCCGGGGCGCGGATCGATGATGTGGTGGCGGTCGCAGGCGATCTCGGCGGCGCTGCTGCCGGGTTGGCGCTGCTGTTTCGGCATGCAACGGATGCTGATGGCTCGCCGGACGCCCGGTTGGCCGCTTCCCTGCGCCGCGAGCACCGCGTCGCAGTCGAGGCCCAGCTGCGGCCGCATCCGCCGATCGCTGCGGGAGTTGCCGCTGCGCGGGGCGATGCGCGAGCGATGCTCGACCTCAGTGACGGGTTGGCGCTGGATGCGCGGCGGATTGCGCAGGCATCCGGCGTCGCCATCGATCTTGAGCGTTCCGCGCTCGGTGCGGAACCGGACCGCGCCCTGGTCGGCGGCGAAGATCACAGCCTGTTGGCGTGCTTTCCACCGGCGGCGCCGCTCCCAGACGGTTTCCGCCGGATCGGCACCGTCGTCGCGGGCGACGGGCTCCTCGTCGACGGCCTGCCGTACACCGGCCTCGGCGGCTGGGACCCGTATGCCGGTTGGAACGGCGCGCGGGGCTGA
- a CDS encoding DUF3515 family protein — translation MTLRPARMLAALPLLLAAGLLGACTPIVTMTAAPDSNNPGCAEISVRLPDSIAGHAQRDTDAQATSAWGSPAVVLLRCGVPPIGPTTKPCLTANGIDWVLENDPLSSALRYITFGRVPATEVVIQHGGGGVSDASVMADLASAIGSVPQSKNLRCVTAADVPAPTPTTNPTATTSPTPSP, via the coding sequence ATGACTCTTCGGCCCGCACGTATGCTGGCGGCACTCCCTCTGCTGCTGGCGGCCGGCCTGCTCGGCGCGTGCACCCCGATCGTGACGATGACGGCGGCGCCGGACTCCAACAATCCCGGGTGTGCGGAAATCTCCGTGCGGCTGCCAGACAGCATCGCCGGCCATGCGCAGCGGGACACGGATGCGCAGGCGACGAGTGCGTGGGGCAGCCCTGCTGTCGTGCTGCTACGCTGCGGCGTCCCTCCGATCGGCCCGACCACCAAGCCGTGTCTGACGGCCAACGGCATCGACTGGGTGCTCGAGAACGATCCGCTCTCCTCCGCGCTGCGCTACATCACCTTCGGGCGCGTCCCGGCGACGGAGGTCGTCATTCAGCACGGAGGTGGCGGAGTCTCGGACGCGAGCGTGATGGCCGACCTCGCCAGCGCGATCGGCAGCGTTCCTCAGTCGAAGAACCTCAGGTGCGTCACGGCCGCCGACGTACCGGCGCCGACGCCCACCACCAACCCGACGGCCACCACAAGCCCCACTCCCAGTCCCTGA
- a CDS encoding D-alanine--D-alanine ligase family protein — translation MADKIAVVLLFGGRSSEHSVSCATAGGVLAAIDRERYDVIPVGITRDGEYVLERDDAAAFALNPIAMPVVIDNGTRVRWPESATSRTLTVHEPDGSERVLGDVDIVFPILHGPWGEDGTLQGMLELVGLPYVGSGVLASALGMDKHFTKTVLQHAGLPVAAWRTVSAFDWSSDPDAVAAAAAELTLPLFVKPARAGSSVGVTKVAAIEQLPHAIETALAEDDKVLIESGLVGREVEIAVLGGRPGEATRASVAGEIVVSGRDFYDFAAKYLDAPGVELVCPADLSAGELALMQSLAVRAFDAIGGEGLARVDFFLTADGFVINEINTMPGFTPISMFPKCWQASGLAYPQLIDELIDVALARTAGR, via the coding sequence ATGGCGGACAAGATCGCGGTCGTACTTCTCTTCGGGGGGCGTTCCAGCGAGCACTCGGTCAGTTGCGCAACGGCCGGCGGAGTTCTCGCGGCGATTGATCGCGAGCGTTACGACGTGATTCCCGTGGGAATCACGCGCGATGGCGAATACGTGCTTGAACGCGACGATGCCGCGGCGTTCGCGCTGAATCCGATTGCCATGCCCGTCGTCATCGACAACGGCACGCGCGTGCGCTGGCCGGAGAGTGCCACCTCGCGCACGTTGACTGTGCATGAACCTGACGGGTCGGAGCGCGTGCTCGGCGATGTCGACATCGTGTTTCCGATCCTGCACGGCCCGTGGGGCGAAGACGGAACACTCCAGGGCATGCTGGAACTGGTCGGCCTGCCTTACGTCGGCAGTGGTGTACTCGCGAGCGCTCTGGGCATGGACAAGCATTTCACCAAAACCGTGCTGCAGCATGCTGGGCTTCCTGTGGCCGCGTGGCGCACGGTGTCCGCCTTCGACTGGAGCAGCGATCCGGATGCCGTCGCTGCGGCGGCAGCTGAGCTCACCCTGCCGCTGTTCGTCAAGCCGGCGCGGGCAGGTTCCAGCGTCGGTGTGACGAAGGTCGCCGCGATCGAGCAGCTGCCGCACGCGATCGAGACGGCACTGGCCGAGGACGACAAGGTGCTGATCGAGAGCGGATTGGTCGGGCGCGAGGTCGAGATCGCCGTGCTCGGCGGTCGGCCGGGGGAGGCGACGCGCGCATCCGTCGCCGGAGAGATCGTCGTCTCGGGCCGTGACTTCTACGACTTCGCCGCGAAGTACCTTGACGCGCCGGGCGTCGAATTGGTGTGCCCTGCGGATCTGAGCGCAGGCGAGCTCGCTCTGATGCAGTCGCTTGCGGTCCGGGCGTTCGACGCGATCGGCGGCGAGGGACTCGCCAGAGTTGATTTCTTTCTGACCGCAGACGGTTTCGTGATCAACGAGATCAACACGATGCCGGGATTCACGCCGATCTCGATGTTCCCGAAGTGCTGGCAGGCGAGCGGGCTCGCCTACCCGCAGTTGATCGACGAGCTGATCGACGTTGCGCTCGCCCGCACGGCCGGACGCTGA
- a CDS encoding NAD(P)H-dependent glycerol-3-phosphate dehydrogenase, which yields MTRRRRAALRARSLPAHRVAVLGAGSWGTTFAKILGDAGSEVIIWARRPEIAHEITEARRNSQYLPGVNLPPSVRATTVLADALDGAEQVFVSIPSQSLRENLSAVEPLLPQGAPIVSLMKGVERGSGLRMSQVIAQELPIDPSRIAVISGPNLALEIAREQPTAAVVSSVSLETAQAVALLATNRYFRSFVNTDVIGTEFGGVLKNLIAVAIGIVDGVGYGENTKASIITRGLVEMTDFAVAHGAMPDTLAGLAGLGDLIATCQSPLSRNNTAGRLLGQGYAFDEVVRQMNQTAEGLASVAPILELARARGVAMPIVEQVSRVLAGTLDPKDIAPHLTTDSDEPQGERTADGGQDRGRTSLRGAFQRALGQLRNGRRSSRGD from the coding sequence ATGACCAGAAGGAGACGGGCCGCTTTGAGGGCTAGATCACTCCCGGCGCACCGTGTCGCGGTGCTGGGCGCCGGCAGCTGGGGAACGACCTTCGCGAAGATTCTGGGCGACGCCGGAAGCGAGGTCATCATCTGGGCCCGCAGGCCAGAGATCGCGCACGAGATCACAGAGGCACGCCGAAACAGTCAGTATCTGCCGGGTGTCAATCTGCCACCGAGCGTTCGGGCGACCACGGTGCTTGCCGACGCGCTGGATGGTGCCGAGCAGGTGTTCGTCTCGATCCCGAGCCAATCGCTGCGTGAAAACCTGTCTGCCGTCGAACCGCTCCTGCCGCAGGGTGCGCCCATCGTGAGCCTGATGAAGGGGGTCGAGCGGGGGAGCGGGCTGCGGATGAGCCAGGTGATCGCACAAGAGCTGCCGATTGATCCTTCGCGCATCGCCGTGATCTCCGGCCCGAACCTTGCCTTGGAAATCGCGCGGGAACAGCCGACTGCCGCGGTCGTGTCATCGGTGAGTCTTGAAACCGCGCAGGCCGTCGCTCTGTTGGCGACAAATCGATATTTCCGATCGTTCGTGAACACAGATGTCATCGGAACCGAGTTCGGCGGCGTGCTCAAGAACTTGATCGCCGTCGCCATCGGCATCGTCGATGGCGTCGGCTATGGCGAGAACACGAAGGCGTCGATCATCACGCGTGGGCTCGTCGAGATGACGGATTTCGCTGTGGCGCACGGCGCGATGCCCGACACGCTTGCCGGGCTGGCGGGCCTCGGCGACTTGATCGCGACCTGTCAGTCCCCGCTGTCACGCAACAACACGGCGGGCCGCCTGCTCGGCCAGGGTTACGCGTTCGACGAGGTGGTCAGACAGATGAACCAGACAGCAGAGGGCCTGGCATCCGTCGCCCCGATTCTTGAGCTCGCACGCGCACGCGGCGTGGCGATGCCCATCGTCGAACAGGTCAGCAGGGTGCTTGCGGGTACGCTCGATCCGAAAGACATCGCGCCGCATCTGACAACGGATTCGGACGAACCCCAGGGTGAAAGGACCGCGGATGGCGGACAAGATCGCGGTCGTACTTCTCTTCGGGGGGCGTTCCAGCGAGCACTCGGTCAGTTGCGCAACGGCCGGCGGAGTTCTCGCGGCGATTGA
- a CDS encoding lysophospholipid acyltransferase family protein: MPTSSARRPSSEKGRPSAFWILAALVLPPLWFMVRYRIIDREKLPVRGAFVIAPNHYTEIDPVIVAAAVWKLGRAPRFLAKASLFSVPVVGWLLTKSGQIPVERAGRSRTGAPLLAAEKLVERGQCVIIYPEGSLTRDPDLWPMRGKTGAARMALEHGIPVIPVAHWGSQQVMARYSKKISFFPRKTVTVVFGDPVDLSEFRDKPLNAGTLAAATNVIMQDVTGLLEGVRGEKAPAERWNPAAHDQKETGRFEG; this comes from the coding sequence GTGCCTACATCCTCCGCGCGCCGGCCCAGCTCTGAGAAGGGGCGCCCTTCGGCCTTTTGGATCCTGGCCGCACTGGTGCTGCCGCCACTGTGGTTCATGGTTCGTTATCGCATCATCGATCGCGAGAAACTGCCGGTGCGCGGCGCATTCGTGATCGCTCCGAACCACTACACCGAGATCGACCCCGTAATCGTGGCTGCTGCCGTGTGGAAGCTCGGTCGAGCACCACGGTTTTTGGCCAAGGCGAGCCTGTTCAGCGTGCCCGTCGTCGGCTGGCTCTTGACGAAATCCGGCCAGATCCCGGTCGAGCGCGCCGGCCGAAGCCGCACGGGGGCACCGCTGCTGGCGGCCGAGAAACTCGTCGAACGCGGGCAGTGCGTGATCATCTACCCGGAAGGCTCGCTCACCCGGGACCCGGACCTGTGGCCGATGCGCGGCAAGACCGGTGCCGCGCGAATGGCGCTTGAACACGGCATTCCGGTGATTCCGGTCGCGCACTGGGGCTCCCAGCAGGTGATGGCACGATACTCGAAAAAGATCAGCTTCTTTCCGCGCAAAACCGTGACGGTCGTGTTCGGTGACCCGGTGGACCTGTCTGAATTCCGCGACAAGCCGTTGAACGCGGGCACGCTTGCCGCCGCGACGAACGTGATCATGCAGGATGTCACCGGCCTGCTCGAAGGTGTGCGCGGTGAAAAGGCTCCAGCAGAGCGTTGGAATCCGGCGGCGCATGACCAGAAGGAGACGGGCCGCTTTGAGGGCTAG
- the murA gene encoding UDP-N-acetylglucosamine 1-carboxyvinyltransferase, protein MNSLLQDAQAAGARVGLTAEKITIHGGRPLRGSIRLKGAKNLVTKAMVAALLGDTPSELRDVPDISDVRVVRGLLEIHGVKVTAFADGSTLVLDPSGIETAHMADIDAHAGSSRIPILFCGPLLHRLGEAFIPDLGGCRIGDRPIDYHLQVLRNFGAIVEKLPSGIRMTAPNGLKGAKVHLEYPSVGATEQVLLTAVRAEGITELKGAAIEPEIMDLINILQKMGAIITVDTDRVIRIEGVDRLSGFSHTALFDRNEAASWAAAALATGGDIFVGGARQAEMLTFLNVFRKVGGAFDISDDGIRFYHPGGELKPVVIETDVHPGFMTDWQQPLVVALTKAQGVSIVHETVYEQRFGFVDALVEMGATIQIHKECLGGHPCRFGQRNFNHSAVIAGPTTLHGADIEVPDLRGGFSHLIAALTAEGTSTVSNVGIISRGYENFIEKLELLGADFVLEG, encoded by the coding sequence GTGAACTCACTTCTTCAAGATGCTCAAGCCGCAGGTGCCCGAGTGGGACTGACCGCAGAAAAGATCACCATCCACGGTGGTCGCCCGCTCAGGGGGAGCATCAGGTTGAAGGGGGCGAAGAACCTCGTCACCAAGGCGATGGTCGCCGCTTTGCTCGGCGATACGCCGAGTGAGTTGCGGGATGTGCCCGACATCAGTGATGTGCGCGTCGTGCGTGGGCTTTTGGAGATCCACGGCGTCAAGGTGACGGCATTTGCCGATGGCAGCACGCTCGTGCTCGACCCGAGCGGCATCGAGACGGCGCACATGGCCGACATCGACGCGCACGCCGGTTCCAGCCGCATCCCGATCCTGTTCTGCGGCCCGCTGCTGCACCGGCTCGGCGAGGCGTTCATCCCCGACCTCGGCGGATGTCGCATCGGCGACCGCCCGATCGACTACCACCTGCAGGTGCTGCGCAACTTCGGTGCGATCGTCGAGAAGCTGCCCAGCGGCATCCGGATGACCGCGCCGAACGGTCTGAAGGGCGCGAAGGTTCACCTGGAGTACCCGAGCGTCGGCGCTACAGAGCAGGTGCTGCTAACGGCTGTGCGCGCCGAGGGTATCACCGAGCTCAAGGGTGCGGCGATCGAGCCTGAGATCATGGACCTGATCAACATCCTGCAGAAGATGGGTGCGATCATCACGGTCGACACCGACCGCGTCATCCGCATCGAAGGGGTGGACCGGCTGAGCGGCTTCAGCCACACGGCTCTGTTCGACCGCAACGAGGCCGCCAGCTGGGCTGCGGCAGCGCTGGCCACCGGCGGCGACATCTTCGTCGGCGGGGCTCGCCAGGCCGAGATGCTCACCTTCCTCAACGTTTTTCGCAAGGTCGGTGGTGCGTTCGACATCAGTGACGACGGCATCCGGTTCTACCATCCCGGTGGCGAGTTGAAGCCGGTCGTGATCGAGACGGATGTGCACCCGGGCTTCATGACGGATTGGCAGCAGCCGCTCGTGGTGGCCCTGACCAAGGCGCAGGGCGTCTCCATCGTGCATGAGACGGTGTATGAGCAGCGGTTCGGGTTCGTCGACGCGCTGGTGGAGATGGGGGCGACCATCCAGATTCATAAAGAATGCCTGGGCGGGCATCCGTGCCGGTTCGGTCAGCGCAACTTCAACCACTCAGCCGTGATTGCCGGTCCAACGACGCTGCACGGCGCCGACATCGAGGTCCCCGACCTGCGCGGCGGTTTCAGTCACCTGATCGCGGCTCTGACTGCGGAGGGAACATCCACCGTCAGCAACGTTGGAATCATCTCGCGAGGGTACGAGAACTTCATCGAGAAGCTCGAACTGCTGGGAGCCGACTTCGTTCTCGAAGGATAA
- the leuD gene encoding 3-isopropylmalate dehydratase small subunit gives MEKISTVSGVAVPFRRSNVDTDQIIPAVFLKRITKTGFEDALFHEWRKDPEFVLNQEPYKAGKILVAGADFGTGSSREHAVWALRDYGFTAVLSPRFGDIFRGNSGKQGLLTGLISEEDAEKLWAAIEANPGIEATVDLVARTATIASLTVSFEIDDYTRWRLLEGLDDIGLTLRNEAQITEFEARRESWRPKTIPVKTT, from the coding sequence ATGGAAAAGATTTCAACCGTCAGCGGTGTTGCTGTCCCGTTCCGTCGTTCGAACGTCGACACGGACCAGATCATCCCCGCCGTCTTCCTCAAGCGGATCACAAAGACCGGATTCGAAGACGCCCTCTTCCACGAGTGGCGCAAAGACCCGGAGTTCGTGCTCAACCAGGAGCCGTACAAAGCAGGCAAGATCCTGGTCGCCGGCGCCGATTTCGGCACAGGATCCTCTCGGGAGCACGCCGTGTGGGCACTGCGCGACTACGGTTTCACCGCGGTGCTGAGCCCGCGATTCGGCGACATCTTCCGTGGCAACTCTGGTAAGCAGGGCCTGCTGACAGGCCTGATCAGCGAGGAAGACGCGGAGAAGCTGTGGGCCGCGATCGAGGCGAACCCGGGAATAGAGGCGACGGTCGATCTGGTTGCGCGTACAGCAACCATCGCCAGCCTGACCGTTTCTTTCGAGATTGACGATTACACTAGGTGGCGGTTGCTCGAGGGCCTGGACGACATCGGCCTGACATTGCGTAACGAAGCGCAGATCACAGAATTCGAAGCCCGCCGCGAAAGCTGGCGGCCCAAAACAATACCGGTGAAAACTACGTGA
- the leuC gene encoding 3-isopropylmalate dehydratase large subunit, with amino-acid sequence MNTASDTARSPRTLAQKIWDDHLVVQGENGSPDLIYIDLHLIHEVTSPQAFDGLRMAGRPLRRPDLTIATEDHNTPTIGINRPIADATSRTQIEALRSNCAEFGVRLHSLGDIEQGIVHVVGPQLGLTMPGITVVCGDSHTSTHGAFGAMAFGIGTSEVEHVMATQTLPLKPFKTMAITVEGELRPGVSAKDIILAVIAKIGTGGGQGYVLEYRGSAIRALSMEGRMTICNMSIEAGARAGLVAPDETTFAYLKGRPHAPAGQDWDDALEYWKTLVTDDDAEFDAEVFIDADNLEQFVTWGTNPGQGVPLSEAIPHPSEFADANDRAAAERALAYMDLAPGTRMKDIRVDTVFMGSCTNSRIEDLRAFASIIEGKKKAEGLRVMVVPGSARVRLEAEAEGLDKIIEAFGAEWRFAGCSMCLGMNPDQLAPGERCASTSNRNFEGRQGKGGRTHLVSPVVAAATAIRGTLSSPWDVQHSGDRVGRDEGAAVSRSGDGGLDTLVPRYSTNDDEGAQA; translated from the coding sequence ATGAACACGGCATCGGACACCGCGCGCAGCCCGCGCACACTCGCGCAGAAGATTTGGGACGACCACCTCGTCGTGCAGGGTGAGAACGGGTCGCCTGACCTCATCTACATCGATCTGCATCTCATTCATGAGGTGACCAGCCCGCAGGCATTCGACGGTCTGCGCATGGCTGGGCGCCCGCTGCGGCGACCGGACCTCACCATTGCCACAGAGGACCATAACACCCCGACGATCGGCATCAATCGCCCGATCGCGGACGCCACGAGCCGCACTCAGATCGAGGCATTGCGCTCGAACTGCGCAGAGTTCGGTGTGCGCCTGCACTCTCTCGGCGACATCGAGCAGGGCATCGTGCATGTGGTCGGCCCGCAGTTGGGTTTGACCATGCCGGGGATCACCGTGGTCTGCGGCGACAGCCACACATCGACACACGGCGCGTTCGGCGCAATGGCCTTCGGCATCGGAACGAGCGAGGTTGAACACGTCATGGCCACGCAGACGTTGCCGCTGAAGCCGTTCAAGACCATGGCGATCACCGTGGAAGGCGAATTGCGGCCCGGAGTCAGCGCGAAGGACATCATCCTGGCCGTCATCGCGAAGATCGGAACCGGCGGCGGGCAGGGCTACGTACTCGAGTACCGCGGAAGCGCCATCCGTGCCCTGTCTATGGAAGGCAGGATGACGATCTGCAACATGTCGATCGAGGCGGGAGCGCGCGCAGGCCTGGTCGCGCCGGACGAGACCACCTTCGCCTACCTGAAGGGCCGCCCGCACGCGCCCGCCGGCCAGGACTGGGACGATGCGCTCGAGTATTGGAAGACGCTTGTCACAGACGACGACGCAGAATTCGATGCCGAAGTGTTCATCGACGCCGACAATCTCGAGCAATTCGTCACCTGGGGCACCAACCCCGGTCAGGGTGTGCCGCTCAGCGAGGCAATCCCGCACCCGAGTGAGTTTGCCGATGCAAACGATCGAGCAGCGGCAGAGCGTGCCCTCGCATACATGGATTTGGCGCCGGGGACCAGGATGAAAGACATCCGCGTCGACACGGTGTTCATGGGCTCGTGCACGAACAGCCGAATCGAGGACCTCCGAGCGTTCGCATCGATCATCGAGGGCAAGAAGAAGGCGGAGGGTTTGCGAGTGATGGTCGTGCCCGGCTCGGCGCGGGTGCGCCTCGAGGCGGAGGCGGAGGGCCTCGACAAGATCATCGAAGCGTTCGGCGCAGAGTGGCGCTTCGCCGGCTGTTCGATGTGTCTCGGTATGAACCCCGACCAGCTGGCACCGGGGGAGCGCTGCGCGTCGACGTCGAACCGCAATTTCGAGGGTCGTCAGGGCAAGGGCGGGCGCACCCATCTGGTGTCGCCTGTTGTCGCGGCAGCCACAGCCATTCGCGGAACGCTGTCCAGCCCGTGGGATGTTCAGCATTCCGGTGATCGAGTAGGCCGCGACGAAGGAGCCGCCGTATCGAGATCCGGCGACGGTGGTCTCGATACGCTCGTTCCTCGCTACTCGACCAACGACGACGAAGGAGCACAGGCATAA